The Halobacterium sp. CBA1132 genome has a segment encoding these proteins:
- a CDS encoding ParA family protein → MQTEPRAVSVGILKGGFAKTTTALNLARELAHRNERALVVDLDDNGHMTLNLGFDDEYNSTDGDGGNHAEAVLLEGDDPREYVVEVAEGLDLFPAHEDLESVQSALKEATMGTTRLKRDLVDPLLGDEYDYVVIDCPANRGKLNDNAMYATGNLIIPLRPENGYETGLSNTLDRLVGEAREYFELNILAVVPSDLRKRIDQSTRDRKLLREITTRDAIDHLVPNFAYLSESDWAAVDDGSYDGDLPGIRYRAAIDDAHQEGVPLRDYDPECDQLAAYDELAAIVERGEVTR, encoded by the coding sequence ATGCAAACGGAACCACGCGCTGTCAGTGTCGGTATCCTGAAGGGAGGCTTCGCGAAGACGACCACCGCACTCAATCTCGCGCGCGAACTCGCGCACCGCAACGAGCGCGCGCTCGTCGTCGACCTCGACGACAACGGGCACATGACGCTCAATCTCGGGTTCGACGACGAGTACAACAGCACCGACGGCGACGGCGGCAACCACGCCGAAGCCGTCCTGCTGGAGGGCGACGACCCCCGCGAGTACGTCGTCGAGGTCGCGGAGGGATTGGACCTCTTCCCCGCGCACGAGGACTTAGAGAGCGTGCAGTCCGCACTCAAGGAGGCGACGATGGGGACGACGCGGTTGAAACGCGACCTCGTCGACCCGCTGCTCGGCGATGAGTACGACTACGTCGTTATCGACTGTCCCGCCAACCGCGGGAAACTCAACGACAACGCGATGTACGCGACGGGCAATCTCATCATCCCGCTGCGCCCCGAGAACGGCTACGAGACAGGGCTGTCGAACACGCTCGACCGGCTCGTCGGGGAGGCCCGCGAGTACTTCGAGTTGAACATCCTCGCGGTCGTCCCCTCGGACCTCCGCAAGCGCATCGACCAGTCCACTCGGGACCGGAAGCTCCTCCGGGAGATCACGACCCGGGACGCCATCGACCACCTCGTCCCGAACTTCGCGTACCTCTCGGAGTCGGACTGGGCGGCCGTCGACGACGGGAGCTACGACGGCGACCTCCCGGGAATCCGGTATCGCGCGGCCATCGACGACGCCCATCAGGAGGGCGTCCCGCTGCGAGACTACGACCCCGAGTGCGACCAGCTCGCGGCGTACGACGAACTCGCTGCTATCGTCGAGCGCGGGGAGGTGACTCGGTAA
- a CDS encoding IclR family transcriptional regulator, protein MVQENTGPQTPVKTAERTFELVEFLKDADGATLTEATEAVGLPKSSVHNYLKTLEHRGYVVETDGVYEVGLRFLDLGAYARTNVPLYPVAEPELETVAAETGELANLLVEQDGRGTFVYRKKGENAVKIDSYNGQQVLLHTTAIGKAVLANLPKDRVDAILDQHGLPAKTEHTITDREELHDELDEIRAEGFSYDREERIHGLKCIATPVFHGEEVAGAISVTGPTSRMSEERVENELKQHLRNAKNVVELNLSHS, encoded by the coding sequence ATGGTACAGGAAAACACGGGACCCCAGACCCCCGTGAAGACGGCCGAGCGCACGTTCGAACTCGTGGAGTTCCTGAAAGACGCGGACGGTGCGACGCTAACCGAAGCCACCGAGGCCGTCGGCCTCCCGAAGAGCAGCGTCCACAACTACCTGAAGACGCTCGAGCATCGCGGGTACGTCGTGGAAACCGACGGCGTCTACGAGGTCGGCCTGCGCTTCCTCGACTTGGGGGCGTACGCGCGCACCAACGTCCCGCTATACCCGGTCGCCGAACCGGAACTGGAGACCGTCGCGGCGGAGACGGGGGAGCTAGCGAACCTCCTCGTCGAGCAGGACGGCCGCGGCACGTTCGTCTACCGGAAGAAGGGCGAGAACGCCGTCAAAATCGACTCCTACAACGGCCAGCAGGTCCTCCTCCACACGACGGCCATCGGGAAAGCGGTCCTCGCGAACCTCCCGAAGGACCGCGTGGACGCCATCCTCGACCAGCACGGCCTCCCCGCGAAGACCGAGCACACGATTACGGACCGCGAGGAACTGCACGACGAACTCGACGAGATTCGCGCGGAAGGGTTCTCCTACGACCGCGAGGAGCGAATTCACGGCCTGAAGTGCATCGCGACGCCCGTCTTCCACGGCGAGGAAGTCGCGGGCGCCATCAGCGTCACCGGCCCGACGAGTCGGATGTCCGAGGAGCGCGTCGAGAACGAACTCAAACAGCACCTCCGGAACGCCAAGAACGTCGTCGAACTCAACCTCTCGCACTCGTAG
- a CDS encoding D-2-hydroxyacid dehydrogenase, which yields MAAASTIDRIAILEWGDHPCPPKHLRDQLSGLGCEVVVRDVADLADCDGAVTVYHHDEFLDSVEWVHTIRSGYEDFPLDAYEDRDITLTNSTGIAGDLVAETAIGLLMMQAKGLHRYRDRQNDADWERIPWQRPFELGQSSVCVVGLGALGGSVATRAGVLGMDVWGVDVRPVSSLGLDRVYDVGRVSEAVADARFVVLTTPLLESTRGLIGADELEAMREDAFLVNVSRGEIVDQDALVAALESGEIAGAALDVFATEPLPDDSPLWEMEEVIATPHAAAQSDNYGEKVGRLVATNARCLNGGRDPWNRIV from the coding sequence ATGGCCGCCGCGTCAACCATCGACCGAATCGCGATTCTGGAGTGGGGCGACCACCCGTGTCCCCCCAAGCACCTCCGCGACCAACTCTCGGGCCTCGGCTGCGAGGTGGTCGTCCGGGACGTCGCGGACCTCGCGGACTGCGACGGCGCCGTGACAGTCTACCACCACGACGAGTTCCTCGACAGCGTCGAGTGGGTCCACACCATCCGCTCGGGCTACGAGGACTTCCCGCTGGACGCCTACGAGGACCGGGACATCACGCTGACCAACAGCACCGGCATCGCCGGCGACCTCGTCGCGGAGACGGCCATCGGCCTCCTGATGATGCAGGCGAAGGGCTTGCACCGCTACCGCGACAGACAGAACGACGCCGACTGGGAGCGAATCCCGTGGCAGCGCCCGTTCGAGTTGGGGCAGTCCTCGGTCTGCGTGGTCGGGCTCGGGGCGCTCGGCGGGAGCGTCGCGACGCGAGCGGGCGTCCTCGGGATGGACGTCTGGGGCGTCGACGTGCGCCCGGTGTCGTCGCTCGGCCTCGACCGCGTCTACGACGTCGGGCGGGTCAGCGAGGCCGTCGCGGACGCGCGCTTCGTCGTGCTCACCACGCCCCTATTGGAGTCCACTCGGGGGTTGATTGGCGCGGACGAACTCGAAGCGATGCGCGAGGACGCCTTCCTCGTGAACGTCAGCCGCGGCGAAATCGTCGACCAAGACGCGCTCGTCGCGGCCCTCGAATCCGGGGAAATCGCGGGCGCCGCCCTCGACGTGTTCGCGACGGAGCCGCTGCCCGACGACTCGCCGCTCTGGGAGATGGAGGAGGTCATCGCTACGCCGCACGCGGCCGCCCAGTCCGACAACTACGGCGAGAAGGTCGGCCGACTCGTCGCGACCAACGCGCGGTGTCTGAACGGCGGCCGCGACCCGTGGAACCGCATCGTCTGA
- the lpdA gene encoding dihydrolipoyl dehydrogenase, with translation MVMGDIATGTDVLVVGGGPGGYVAAIRAAQRGLDTTLVERDAYGGTCLNYGCIPSKAFITATDLAHDAANAEAMGVQAETEVDMAAMADWKDDVVDQLTGGVEKLCKANGVKLVDGTAAFEDENTVRVAHGGSGQGMETIEFEHAIVATGSRPIEVPGFEFADDAVWSSRDALATDEVPEELVVVGAGYIGMELSTTFAKAGADVTVVEMLDDVLPGYDSRLTDVVKARAEDLGIDFQFGEGAAGWAGEDGDITVTTETEDGEESTYDAEKVLVAVGREPVTDTLELDAIGLEPDENGFLATDEQARTAVENVFAVGDVAGEPMLAHEASKEGIVAAEVIAGEPKALDQQAIPKVVFTDPEIATVGMSEADAEEAGFDPVVGEMPFRANGRSLTTGNDDGFVRLIASGDAGFVLGAQIVGPEASELVAEVTLAIEMGATLADVASTVHTHPTLSEAVMEAAEHAQGQAIHTVNR, from the coding sequence ATGGTAATGGGCGACATAGCGACTGGCACTGACGTGCTCGTCGTCGGCGGCGGGCCGGGCGGCTACGTCGCGGCGATTCGGGCGGCGCAACGCGGCCTCGACACGACGCTCGTCGAGCGCGACGCCTACGGCGGAACGTGTCTGAACTACGGCTGCATCCCCTCGAAGGCGTTCATCACGGCGACCGACCTCGCGCACGACGCCGCCAACGCCGAGGCGATGGGCGTGCAGGCGGAGACGGAGGTCGACATGGCGGCGATGGCAGACTGGAAGGACGACGTCGTCGACCAACTCACGGGCGGCGTCGAGAAGCTCTGTAAGGCCAACGGCGTGAAACTCGTCGACGGCACGGCGGCCTTCGAGGACGAGAACACGGTCCGAGTCGCGCACGGCGGCAGCGGGCAGGGAATGGAGACAATCGAGTTCGAGCACGCCATCGTCGCGACCGGTTCGCGCCCTATCGAGGTGCCGGGCTTCGAGTTCGCCGACGACGCGGTGTGGTCGTCGAGAGACGCGCTGGCGACCGACGAGGTGCCTGAGGAACTCGTCGTCGTCGGCGCGGGATACATCGGCATGGAGCTGTCGACGACATTCGCGAAAGCGGGCGCGGACGTCACCGTCGTGGAGATGCTCGACGACGTCCTCCCGGGCTACGACAGTCGCCTCACGGATGTCGTGAAAGCGCGCGCGGAGGACCTCGGCATCGACTTCCAGTTCGGTGAGGGCGCGGCCGGCTGGGCGGGCGAGGACGGCGACATCACGGTTACCACCGAGACCGAAGACGGCGAGGAGTCGACGTACGACGCCGAGAAGGTACTCGTCGCCGTCGGGCGCGAACCCGTCACGGACACGCTGGAACTGGACGCAATCGGTCTCGAACCCGACGAGAACGGCTTCCTCGCGACGGACGAGCAGGCGCGCACGGCCGTCGAGAACGTTTTCGCCGTCGGCGACGTGGCCGGCGAACCGATGCTCGCGCACGAGGCCAGCAAGGAGGGAATCGTCGCGGCGGAAGTCATCGCCGGCGAACCGAAGGCGCTCGACCAGCAAGCCATCCCGAAGGTGGTGTTCACCGACCCCGAAATCGCGACGGTCGGGATGAGCGAGGCGGACGCGGAGGAAGCGGGCTTCGACCCCGTCGTCGGCGAGATGCCGTTCCGCGCGAACGGCCGGTCGCTGACCACGGGCAACGACGACGGGTTCGTTCGCCTCATCGCGAGCGGTGACGCCGGATTCGTACTGGGCGCGCAAATCGTCGGCCCGGAGGCTAGCGAACTCGTCGCAGAAGTCACGCTCGCCATCGAGATGGGCGCCACGCTCGCAGACGTCGCGTCCACGGTCCACACGCACCCGACGCTCTCGGAGGCGGTGATGGAGGCCGCCGAGCACGCGCAAGGGCAGGCGATTCACACCGTCAACCGGTAA
- a CDS encoding 2-oxo acid dehydrogenase subunit E2, whose translation MAEQTFELPDLGEGIAEGELVSWLVEVGETVEADQTIAEVETDKALVEVPSPYDGTVKELHAAEGETVPVDSVIVTFDVEGEPSDETATESASESEDEELESAVESVDDETADAERVFASPSTRTLARELDVDLAAVSGSGPGGRITAADVRSHAESSSEGAEPAESEDSESTDETPVVVESDGAVRDRTLAMPATRQLAREAGVDINDVPASEERDGEAFVTPADVREFVESGGEAAEPASSTEAASGPGAGERVPYSGIRKTIGDQMARSKYTAPHVAHHDEFDAADLVGVREELADAAEAEGVNLTYLPFVVKAVTRALQEFPYLNSSLDEDAEEIVLHDEYNIGIAVATDHGLMVPVVKHADRKSLVELAGEIHDLASRARSRELKRSEMQGGTFTITNIGVIGGEFSSPIINHPEAAILAMGPVKKRPWVVDDEVVARETMRLSMSVDHRLVDGAEAAQFTNRVQELLGQPARLLL comes from the coding sequence ATGGCCGAGCAGACGTTCGAGCTACCGGACCTCGGTGAGGGTATCGCGGAGGGTGAACTCGTCTCGTGGCTAGTCGAGGTCGGAGAGACTGTCGAAGCCGACCAGACGATAGCCGAAGTCGAGACTGACAAGGCGCTCGTGGAGGTGCCGTCCCCGTACGACGGTACCGTGAAAGAACTCCACGCGGCGGAGGGTGAGACGGTTCCCGTCGACTCCGTCATCGTCACGTTCGACGTCGAGGGCGAGCCAAGCGACGAAACAGCAACGGAGAGTGCGAGCGAATCCGAGGACGAGGAACTGGAATCCGCCGTCGAATCGGTCGACGACGAGACAGCCGACGCCGAGCGCGTGTTCGCGTCGCCGAGCACGCGGACGCTCGCGCGGGAACTCGACGTGGACCTCGCGGCAGTCTCGGGCAGCGGGCCGGGCGGCCGCATCACGGCCGCCGACGTGCGCTCGCACGCCGAATCCAGCAGTGAGGGCGCCGAACCGGCGGAATCCGAGGATAGCGAATCGACCGACGAGACGCCCGTCGTCGTCGAGAGCGACGGCGCGGTCCGCGACCGGACACTCGCGATGCCCGCGACCCGCCAACTCGCCCGGGAGGCGGGCGTCGACATCAACGACGTGCCCGCCAGCGAGGAGCGCGACGGCGAGGCGTTCGTCACGCCCGCGGACGTCCGCGAGTTCGTCGAATCCGGCGGGGAGGCGGCCGAGCCAGCGTCCAGCACGGAGGCCGCGTCTGGACCGGGTGCCGGCGAGCGCGTGCCGTACAGCGGGATTCGCAAGACCATCGGCGACCAGATGGCGCGCTCGAAGTACACCGCGCCCCACGTCGCCCACCACGACGAGTTCGACGCCGCCGACCTCGTGGGCGTCCGCGAGGAACTCGCCGACGCCGCCGAGGCCGAGGGCGTGAACCTCACGTACCTGCCGTTCGTCGTGAAGGCGGTGACGCGAGCGCTCCAGGAGTTCCCGTATCTGAACTCCAGCCTCGACGAGGACGCCGAGGAAATCGTCCTTCACGACGAGTACAACATCGGCATCGCGGTGGCGACCGACCACGGCCTGATGGTCCCCGTCGTGAAACACGCCGACCGGAAGAGCCTCGTCGAACTCGCCGGGGAAATCCACGACCTCGCGTCCCGAGCGCGGAGCCGCGAACTCAAGCGCTCGGAGATGCAGGGCGGCACGTTCACCATCACGAACATCGGCGTCATCGGCGGCGAGTTCTCCTCGCCGATTATCAACCATCCTGAAGCAGCTATCCTCGCGATGGGCCCCGTCAAGAAGCGTCCGTGGGTCGTTGACGACGAAGTCGTCGCCCGCGAGACGATGCGGCTGTCGATGTCCGTCGACCACCGGCTCGTCGACGGCGCGGAGGCCGCGCAGTTCACGAACCGCGTGCAGGAACTGCTCGGGCAGCCAGCGCGCCTCCTGCTGTAA
- a CDS encoding alpha-ketoacid dehydrogenase subunit beta, with product MQATIVEAVNDALHTEMAADDDVIVFGEDVAESGGVFRATDELLEDYGETRVVDTPLSEIAIVGAATGLAMYGLRPVAEIQFSGFLPPAFDQLVTNASRIRWRTRGELTAPIVVRMPYGAGVRALEHHSESMEGAYAHIPGLKVVAPSTPHDTKGLLLASIRDPDPVLFMEPKRIYRSFREEVPEEDYEVPLGEAAVRREGEDVTVISWGSMMPATLEAVDELDADAEVIDIRTISPLDTETIAESVKKTGRAVVVHEGARSNGVGGDIVARINDEALMYLEAPVERVTGFDTPVPLLSMEDYYFPHSPRILDAIENALSA from the coding sequence ATGCAGGCAACTATCGTAGAAGCAGTCAACGACGCACTACACACGGAGATGGCGGCCGACGACGACGTGATCGTCTTCGGGGAGGACGTCGCCGAGAGCGGCGGCGTGTTCCGCGCGACCGACGAACTCCTCGAGGACTACGGGGAGACTCGCGTGGTCGACACGCCGCTCTCGGAGATTGCCATCGTCGGCGCGGCGACGGGGCTGGCGATGTACGGCCTGCGGCCGGTCGCCGAGATTCAGTTCTCGGGGTTCCTGCCGCCGGCGTTCGACCAGCTCGTGACGAACGCCAGCCGCATCCGCTGGCGCACCCGTGGCGAACTCACCGCGCCGATAGTCGTGCGGATGCCGTACGGCGCCGGCGTGCGCGCGCTCGAACACCACTCCGAGAGCATGGAGGGCGCGTACGCCCACATTCCCGGACTGAAGGTGGTCGCGCCGAGCACCCCCCACGACACGAAGGGGCTGTTGCTCGCGTCGATTCGCGACCCGGACCCCGTGCTGTTCATGGAGCCGAAACGCATCTACCGCTCGTTCCGCGAGGAGGTGCCCGAGGAGGACTACGAGGTTCCCCTCGGCGAAGCCGCCGTCCGCCGCGAGGGCGAGGACGTGACGGTGATTAGCTGGGGGTCGATGATGCCGGCGACGCTGGAAGCCGTCGACGAACTCGATGCCGACGCGGAGGTCATCGACATCCGCACCATCTCGCCGCTGGACACCGAGACCATCGCGGAGTCCGTGAAGAAGACGGGCCGAGCGGTGGTCGTCCACGAGGGCGCGCGGAGCAACGGTGTCGGCGGCGACATCGTCGCGCGCATCAACGACGAGGCGCTGATGTACCTCGAAGCCCCGGTCGAGCGCGTCACTGGCTTCGACACGCCGGTGCCGCTGCTGTCGATGGAGGACTACTACTTCCCGCACTCGCCGCGCATCCTCGACGCCATCGAGAACGCGCTTTCCGCCTGA
- a CDS encoding thiamine pyrophosphate-dependent enzyme — protein MTENEPTDHPANAAVSAGEPRFLTQDDLTVDTHQIVEPDGSYDADDVPDLDAEQFRDLYRWMLTDRVFSRRMVSIQRRGELGTFGSTRGQEASIIGSAYHLQPEDWLYVGRAWTPMFMRGVPMKDMILFWRGIEEGQQSFAEHNSQIAISIGSHLPLVAGLAWGMDLSGDDAIATAYLGDGATSTGAAHEAINFAGALGVPALFFCQNNQYAISLSADEQTGANTLAQKALAYGMDAIRVDGQDVLAVYEAVEEARERVREGEPVFVESVTYRLDAHTTSDDPTRYRSDEEVDAWEENDPLERYREFLKAEGLWADVDHDAIVDEIEAEFDAALDAANEFAEREIVEIFAHVYEEMPPELQRQYEEFVDLLDRRPELYDYIEQRPKG, from the coding sequence ATGACCGAGAACGAACCAACCGACCACCCAGCCAACGCTGCCGTCAGCGCTGGCGAACCCCGGTTCCTCACGCAGGACGACCTCACGGTCGACACCCACCAGATTGTGGAACCGGACGGGTCCTACGACGCCGACGACGTCCCCGACCTCGACGCCGAGCAGTTCCGGGACCTCTACCGGTGGATGCTCACCGACCGCGTGTTCAGCAGGCGGATGGTGAGCATCCAGCGCCGCGGAGAACTCGGAACCTTCGGGTCGACCCGCGGGCAGGAGGCGAGCATCATCGGGAGCGCCTACCACCTCCAACCGGAGGACTGGCTCTACGTGGGCCGCGCGTGGACGCCGATGTTCATGCGTGGCGTTCCGATGAAGGACATGATCCTGTTCTGGCGCGGTATCGAGGAGGGCCAACAGTCGTTCGCAGAGCACAACTCCCAAATCGCCATCTCCATCGGCAGCCACCTCCCGCTGGTCGCGGGGCTGGCGTGGGGGATGGACCTCAGCGGCGACGACGCAATCGCCACCGCGTACCTCGGCGACGGCGCGACCTCCACGGGCGCCGCCCACGAGGCCATCAACTTCGCGGGGGCGCTCGGCGTCCCCGCGCTGTTCTTCTGTCAGAACAACCAGTACGCCATCTCGCTGTCCGCCGACGAACAGACCGGAGCGAACACGCTCGCGCAGAAGGCGCTCGCGTACGGCATGGACGCCATCCGCGTCGACGGGCAGGACGTCCTCGCCGTCTACGAGGCCGTCGAGGAGGCCCGCGAGCGCGTCCGCGAGGGCGAACCAGTGTTCGTGGAGTCCGTGACCTACCGGCTGGACGCCCACACCACCAGCGACGACCCGACGCGCTACCGCAGCGACGAGGAAGTCGACGCGTGGGAGGAAAACGACCCGCTGGAGCGCTACCGCGAGTTCCTGAAAGCCGAGGGCCTGTGGGCGGACGTCGACCACGACGCCATCGTCGACGAAATCGAAGCGGAGTTCGACGCCGCGCTGGACGCCGCCAACGAGTTCGCAGAGCGAGAAATCGTCGAAATCTTCGCGCACGTCTACGAGGAGATGCCGCCGGAACTCCAGCGCCAGTACGAGGAGTTCGTCGACCTCCTCGACCGCCGGCCCGAACTGTACGACTACATCGAGCAGCGACCCAAGGGGTGA
- a CDS encoding amidohydrolase family protein, producing the protein MIDPSEHLVVDCDWHYADTFTQVAPYMPEPWKTKFQKSGWGGTGVKQNLSAFFPASTGNRFNYGKIEREFSEYPDGGDDKQDIVEGMDHLDIDVTLQISHLILAMGGISADDRRVEAFVEGYIDYMLEEVLDPDEGIYGLAPMPYHDIDASLDVLDRIEDEEAFVGVVMVTAGASPPLGNRKYDPIYERCEEEGYPVVYHTGGSGLDDYVRAGYQDMIETHTLGFLESNMSQIVSVACQGVAEKFPDLEIVFMESGVTYIPGLVSRINEEYLKRSEEAPLLEKKPGDYITDFYFGTQPLEVSARPDLLEVCFDMIGTDRMLYASDYPHWDFDSPSVITDLPMLSDEDRKNILGQNAVEVFDL; encoded by the coding sequence ATGATAGACCCCAGCGAACACCTCGTGGTCGACTGCGACTGGCACTACGCGGACACGTTCACGCAGGTGGCACCGTACATGCCGGAACCGTGGAAGACGAAGTTCCAGAAGAGCGGCTGGGGCGGCACGGGCGTCAAACAGAACCTGAGCGCGTTCTTCCCCGCGTCGACCGGCAACCGATTCAACTACGGGAAAATCGAGCGCGAGTTCTCCGAATACCCCGACGGCGGCGACGACAAACAGGACATCGTCGAGGGGATGGACCACCTCGACATCGACGTGACGCTCCAGATTTCGCACCTGATTCTGGCGATGGGCGGCATCAGCGCCGACGACCGCCGGGTCGAGGCGTTCGTGGAGGGGTACATCGACTACATGCTCGAAGAAGTGCTGGACCCCGACGAGGGCATCTACGGCCTCGCACCGATGCCGTACCACGACATCGACGCGTCGCTGGACGTGCTGGACCGCATCGAGGACGAGGAAGCCTTCGTGGGCGTCGTGATGGTCACCGCGGGCGCGAGTCCGCCGCTGGGCAACCGCAAGTACGACCCCATCTACGAGCGCTGCGAGGAGGAAGGCTACCCGGTCGTCTACCACACCGGCGGCTCCGGCCTCGACGACTACGTCCGCGCGGGCTACCAGGACATGATCGAGACGCACACGCTCGGGTTCCTCGAATCCAACATGTCCCAGATCGTCAGCGTGGCGTGTCAGGGCGTCGCCGAGAAGTTCCCGGACCTCGAAATCGTGTTCATGGAGTCCGGCGTCACCTACATCCCGGGGCTGGTCAGCCGCATCAACGAGGAGTACCTCAAGCGCTCCGAGGAGGCACCACTGTTGGAGAAGAAGCCGGGTGACTACATCACGGACTTCTACTTCGGCACGCAGCCGCTGGAGGTGTCCGCGCGCCCGGACCTCCTCGAAGTCTGCTTCGACATGATCGGAACTGACCGGATGCTGTACGCTTCGGACTACCCCCACTGGGACTTCGACAGTCCGAGCGTCATCACCGACCTCCCGATGCTCAGCGACGAGGACAGGAAGAACATTCTCGGGCAGAACGCCGTGGAGGTGTTCGACCTATGA
- a CDS encoding Rieske (2Fe-2S) protein, with the protein MSAETRVEVGPAADFEDGDAELVQVGRAEVGVIKADGKFYALRNQCPHDGGPVCEGKVEPRLVGEWGGPGERVEQEYDDDQCIISCPWHGWSFDIETGKHIGDDRYVLPTYEVVVEDGVVYVNAE; encoded by the coding sequence ATGAGCGCCGAGACCCGCGTCGAGGTCGGCCCCGCCGCCGACTTCGAGGACGGCGACGCCGAACTCGTGCAGGTCGGGCGCGCGGAGGTCGGCGTCATCAAGGCCGACGGGAAGTTCTACGCGCTGCGCAACCAGTGCCCACACGACGGCGGCCCGGTCTGCGAGGGGAAAGTCGAACCGCGACTCGTCGGTGAGTGGGGCGGCCCCGGCGAGCGCGTCGAACAAGAGTACGACGACGACCAGTGTATCATCTCGTGTCCGTGGCACGGGTGGTCGTTCGACATCGAGACGGGCAAGCACATCGGGGACGACCGCTACGTCCTCCCGACGTACGAAGTCGTCGTGGAGGACGGCGTCGTCTACGTCAACGCCGAATAG
- a CDS encoding ABC transporter substrate-binding protein — protein MARTITNRRTFLKSGTAAAAVGLTGITGCLGGGGGGASDLSLAFTVPVENLGSLFDIPELRDELPNVGESYELDVTRNESTPDSLNAMAAGEVDLALLTTVSYGSAVSQEAVPGNISMISTDFWDAHPEWYGFTLFAGPDTGISEPADLEGAKIGVNAQGTGTHAVISKALRSAGIDPQNGAEIVELPFPSITSGIKDGVIDVAIYPALFAVGARAEGFTEVVTSQDLWDEEYPFAYTVASNNSLDKKSDAIELFGEDLAELVQYSYENRSEVVSLAAEHFELPESVVGGFFLNNNDYYRQDITIDMDRLQSTIDELVDLGFLEESFDVSEYATNDYVPSIN, from the coding sequence ATGGCACGCACGATTACCAACAGGCGTACGTTTCTGAAGAGTGGCACAGCCGCAGCGGCGGTCGGACTCACTGGCATCACCGGCTGCCTCGGCGGCGGTGGCGGCGGCGCGTCGGACCTCAGCCTCGCGTTCACGGTCCCGGTCGAGAACCTCGGCTCGCTGTTCGACATCCCGGAACTTCGCGACGAACTACCGAACGTCGGCGAGTCGTACGAACTGGACGTCACGCGCAACGAGAGCACGCCAGACTCGCTGAACGCGATGGCAGCCGGCGAGGTCGACCTCGCGCTGCTCACCACAGTGAGCTACGGGTCCGCGGTCAGCCAGGAGGCGGTCCCCGGGAACATCTCGATGATCTCGACGGACTTCTGGGACGCCCACCCCGAGTGGTACGGGTTCACGCTGTTCGCCGGCCCCGACACCGGCATCAGCGAACCGGCGGACCTCGAAGGCGCGAAGATCGGCGTGAACGCGCAGGGTACCGGCACCCACGCGGTCATCTCGAAGGCCCTGCGGTCGGCGGGCATCGACCCGCAGAACGGCGCCGAAATCGTGGAACTGCCGTTCCCGTCGATTACCTCCGGCATCAAGGACGGCGTCATCGACGTGGCAATCTACCCCGCGCTGTTCGCGGTCGGCGCGCGCGCCGAGGGCTTCACCGAAGTCGTCACCAGCCAAGACCTCTGGGACGAGGAGTACCCGTTCGCGTACACGGTCGCGTCCAACAACTCCCTCGACAAGAAGTCCGACGCCATCGAGTTGTTCGGCGAGGACCTCGCGGAACTCGTTCAGTACAGCTACGAAAACCGCTCGGAGGTCGTCTCGCTGGCGGCCGAACACTTCGAACTCCCGGAGAGCGTCGTTGGCGGGTTCTTCCTGAACAACAACGACTACTACCGCCAGGACATCACCATCGACATGGACCGCCTCCAGTCCACCATCGACGAACTCGTGGACCTGGGCTTCCTCGAAGAGAGCTTCGACGTCTCCGAGTACGCCACCAACGACTACGTTCCGTCCATCAACTGA